Proteins from a single region of Gossypium arboreum isolate Shixiya-1 chromosome 1, ASM2569848v2, whole genome shotgun sequence:
- the LOC108483461 gene encoding BES1/BZR1 homolog protein 4-like isoform X1, protein MTSGTRLPTWKERENNKRRERRRRAIAAKIFAGLRMYGNYKLPKHCDNNEVLKALCNEAGWTVEPDGTTYRKGCKPVERMDIVGGSATVSPCSSYHPSPRASYNPSPASSSFPSPASSSYVVNPNGDVNSLFPWLKNLSSASSSASSSKRPYSYIHGGSISAPVTPPLSSPTARTPRMKNDWEDQSVLPGWSAQQHSFLPSSTPPSPGRQIVPDPEWFSGLQTPHSRPTSPTFSLVSSNPFGFKEEVLAGGGSRMWTPGQSGTCSPAIAAGLDQTADVPMSEVISDEFAFGSNATGLVKPWEGERIHEECGSDDLELTLGSSKTR, encoded by the exons ATGACGTCGGGGACGAGGCTACCGACATGGAAAGAACGAGAGAATAACAAGCGGAGAGAGCGGCGGAGGAGAGCAATAGCAGCGAAGATCTTCGCTGGACTTCGGATGTACGGTAACTATAAGCTTCCGAAGCACTGCGATAACAATGAAGTTCTCAAAGCTCTTTGTAACGAGGCCGGTTGGACCGTCGAACCCGATGGAACTACTTATCGTAAG GGTTGCAAGCCTGTGGAGCGCATGGATATAGTAGGTGGATCTGCAACAGTGAGCCCCTGTTCATCTTACCACCCAAGCCCCCGCGCTTCTTACAATCCAAGCCCCGCATCATCATCTTTTCCAAGCCCAGCTTCTTCTTCGTATGTGGTTAATCCCAATGGTGATGTGAATTCTCTTTTCCCATGGCTCAAAAACCTCTCATCTGCATCCTCATCAGCATCCTCTTCCAAGCGTCCCTATAGCTATATTCATGGTGGTTCCATCAGTGCTCCTGTCACCCCTCCATTGAGCTCACCGACTGCTCGAACCCCACGAATGAAAAATGATTGGGAGGACCAATCTGTCCTTCCAGGTTGGAGTGCACAACAACATTCTTTCCTGCCTTCTTCAACTCCCCCTAGTCCTGGTCGTCAAATTGTTCCTGACCCAGAGTGGTTTTCTGGACTTCAAACCCCTCATAGCCGACCAACTTCTCCCACATTCAGCCTTGTCTCCTCAAACCCCTTTGGCTTCAAGGAGGAAGTTTTAGCCGGTGGGGGTTCCCGCATGTGGACTCCCGGGCAAAGCGGGACATGCTCACCGGCAATAGCTGCAGGTTTAGATCAGACAGCTGATGTTCCAATGTCTGAAGTTATTTCCGATGAGTTTGCATTCGGAAGCAATGCAACAGGGCTAGTAAAGCCATGGGAAGGAGAGAGGATTCATGAAGAATGTGGATCAGATGATCTAGAACTCACTCTTGGCAGTTCCAAGACTAG ATAA
- the LOC108480870 gene encoding uncharacterized protein LOC108480870, with product MEGLIKYPQIEPEDNQFQFFSSQDLEKVEESREKCTLVNTDVMQDGKQLKRSESQVHPRVSGCNSMEILSSDGNQKKGEAFYYDTPFSEETGIWVPVSVPPVSENKHEEWDRGLCLNGGYFPDDGVRSNQFIEESKDLTMWDVLSEMLIAARGKVSSIASGDVQRYGITWFSSHLLEQTWKEMAQTLAEANFGNINEILEAEPPKWLADSAASNCMLCNVRFHPIMRSRHHCRFCGGIFCNECSKGRSLLPMKFHMGNPQRVCDVCCVRLEPVQPYLMDHISRAAQLPTHDLTDLSTLRSWLNFPWGQSMEYEIYKAANTISNYSKVGSLKPEKSIPDAILRQAKGLAILTVAKVGVMVTYNIGTGLVVARRDDGSWSPPSAIASCGVGWGVQAGGEFTDFIIVLRKESAVATFSGNMHLSVGAGLSAAAGIVGRAAEADIRGGSGGYAACYTYSCSKGAFLGCSLEGSVVTTRNQENSRFYGNPSITASDILLGSLPMPPAASTLYQALSNLFAKLER from the exons ATGGAGGGGCTGATAAAATACCCTCAAATAGAACCAGAAGACAACCAGTTTCAATTCTTCTCTTCCCAG GATCTGGAAAAAGTGGAGGAAAGTAGAGAAAAATGTACTCTTGTAAATACCGATGTTATGCAAGATGGAAAGCAGCTTAAAAGATCTGAAAGTCAAGTGCATCCTAGAGTTAGTGGATGCAATAGTATGGAAATTCTTTCCAGCGATGGAAATCAGAAAAAAGGAGAAGCTTTTTACTATGATACCCCATTTTCTGAAGAAACTGGAATTTGGGTACCTGTGTCTGTCCCTCCTGTGTCTGAAAATAAACATGAAGAATGGGATAGAGGCCTATGTCTGAATGGAGGATACTTTCCTGATGATGGTGTGCGATCAAATCAGTTTATTGAAGAAAGTAAGGATCTGACCATGTGGGATGTGCTCAGTGAGATGTTAATAGCCGCTCGAGGCAAAGTGAGTTCTATAGCTTCAGGTGATGTTCAAAGATATGGGATCACTTGGTTTTCCAGCCATCTTCTTGAACAAACTTGGAAAGAGATGGCTCAAACGCTTGCAGAAGCTAATTTTGGTAACATCAATGAAATTCTTGAAGCAGAGCCACCAAAGTGGTTGGCTGACAGTGCTGCTTCTAATTGCATGTTATGTAATGTGCGGTTCCATCCTATAATGCGCTCCCGTCATCATTGCCGATTCTGTGGTGGGATATTCTGCAATGAATGTTCTAAAGGGCGGAGCTTGTTACCAATGAAATTCCACATGGGGAACCCACAACGAGTATGTGATGTTTGTTGCGTGAGGCTTGAGCCCGTCCAACCATACTTGATGGACCACATTAGTCGTGCTGCTCAGTTGCCTACCCATGATCTGACAGACCTCAGTACGTTAAGATCATGGCTGAATTTCCCTTGGGGCCAATCCATGGAATATGAGATTTATAAGGCTGCAAATACCATTAGCAATTATAGTAAG GTTGGATCCTTGAAACCTGAAAAGTCCATACCTGATGCTATTTTAAGACAAGCAAAAGGGCTTGCAATTCTTACTGTTGCAAAGGTCGGGGTTATGGTGACTTACAATATTGGAACAGGGCTTGTTGTTGCTCGTAGAGATGATGGATCATGGTCTCCACCATCTGCAATAGCTTCCTGTGGTGTTGGCTGGGGAGTTCAG GCTGGTGGTGAATTTACGGATTTCATTATTGTATTGAGAAAAGAAAGTGCTGTTGCAACATTTAGTGGAAACATGCATTTATCGGTTGGAGCAGGGTTGAGTGCAGCTGCTGGCATTGTTGGGCGAGCTGCTGAAGCTGACATACGTGGGGGCTCTGGAGGTTATGCTGCTTGTTATACATACAGCTGTAGTAAAG GTGCATTTTTGGGGTGCTCACTTGAAGGAAGTGTAGTGACAACCAGAAACCAAGAAAATTCTAGATTTTATGGTAATCCATCTATCACTGCTTCAGATATTCTTCTCGGTTCACTGCCTATGCCTCCTGCTGCTTCCACTCTTTATCAAGCTCTCTCAAATCTATTTGCAAAGCTCGAGAGATGA
- the LOC108483461 gene encoding BES1/BZR1 homolog protein 4-like isoform X2, translating into MTSGTRLPTWKERENNKRRERRRRAIAAKIFAGLRMYGNYKLPKHCDNNEVLKALCNEAGWTVEPDGTTYRKGCKPVERMDIVGGSATVSPCSSYHPSPRASYNPSPASSSFPSPASSSYVVNPNGDVNSLFPWLKNLSSASSSASSSKRPYSYIHGGSISAPVTPPLSSPTARTPRMKNDWEDQSVLPGWSAQQHSFLPSSTPPSPGRQIVPDPEWFSGLQTPHSRPTSPTFSLVSSNPFGFKEEVLAGGGSRMWTPGQSGTCSPAIAAGLDQTADVPMSEVISDEFAFGSNATGLVKPWEGERIHEECGSDDLELTLGSSKTR; encoded by the exons ATGACGTCGGGGACGAGGCTACCGACATGGAAAGAACGAGAGAATAACAAGCGGAGAGAGCGGCGGAGGAGAGCAATAGCAGCGAAGATCTTCGCTGGACTTCGGATGTACGGTAACTATAAGCTTCCGAAGCACTGCGATAACAATGAAGTTCTCAAAGCTCTTTGTAACGAGGCCGGTTGGACCGTCGAACCCGATGGAACTACTTATCGTAAG GGTTGCAAGCCTGTGGAGCGCATGGATATAGTAGGTGGATCTGCAACAGTGAGCCCCTGTTCATCTTACCACCCAAGCCCCCGCGCTTCTTACAATCCAAGCCCCGCATCATCATCTTTTCCAAGCCCAGCTTCTTCTTCGTATGTGGTTAATCCCAATGGTGATGTGAATTCTCTTTTCCCATGGCTCAAAAACCTCTCATCTGCATCCTCATCAGCATCCTCTTCCAAGCGTCCCTATAGCTATATTCATGGTGGTTCCATCAGTGCTCCTGTCACCCCTCCATTGAGCTCACCGACTGCTCGAACCCCACGAATGAAAAATGATTGGGAGGACCAATCTGTCCTTCCAGGTTGGAGTGCACAACAACATTCTTTCCTGCCTTCTTCAACTCCCCCTAGTCCTGGTCGTCAAATTGTTCCTGACCCAGAGTGGTTTTCTGGACTTCAAACCCCTCATAGCCGACCAACTTCTCCCACATTCAGCCTTGTCTCCTCAAACCCCTTTGGCTTCAAGGAGGAAGTTTTAGCCGGTGGGGGTTCCCGCATGTGGACTCCCGGGCAAAGCGGGACATGCTCACCGGCAATAGCTGCAGGTTTAGATCAGACAGCTGATGTTCCAATGTCTGAAGTTATTTCCGATGAGTTTGCATTCGGAAGCAATGCAACAGGGCTAGTAAAGCCATGGGAAGGAGAGAGGATTCATGAAGAATGTGGATCAGATGATCTAGAACTCACTCTTGGCAGTTCCAAGACTAGGTGA